The following are encoded together in the Chlorocebus sabaeus isolate Y175 chromosome 20, mChlSab1.0.hap1, whole genome shotgun sequence genome:
- the ANGPTL7 gene encoding angiopoietin-related protein 7 has protein sequence MLKKPLSAVTWLCIFIVAFVSHPAWLQKPSKRKTPAQLKAATCCEEVKELRAQVANLSSLLSELNKKQERDWVSVVMQVMELESNSKRMESRLTDAESKYSEMNNQIDIMQLQAAQTVTQTSADAIYDCSSLYQKNYRISGVYKLPPDDFLGSPELEVFCDMETSGGGWTIIQRRKSGLVSFYQDWKQYKQGFGSIRGDFWLGNEHIHRLSRQPTRLRVEMEDWEGNLRYAEYSHFVLGNELNSYRLFLGNYTGNVGNDALQYHNNTAFSTKDKDNDNCLDKCAQLRKGGYWYNCCTDSNLNGVYYRLGEHNKHLDGITWYGWHGSTYSLKRVEMKIRPEDFKP, from the exons ATGCTGAAAAAGCCTCTCTCAGCTGTGACCTGGCTCTGCATTTTCATCGTGGCCTTTGTCAGCCACCCAGCATGGCTGCAGAAGCCCTCTAAGCGCAAGACACCAGCACAGCTCAAAGCGGCCACCTGCTGTGAGGAGGTGAAGGAGCTCAGGGCCCAAGTCGCCAACCTCAGCAGCCTGCTGAGTGAACTGAACAAGAAGCAGGAAAGGGACTGGGTCAGCGTGGTCATGCAGGTGATGGAGCTGGAGAGCAACAGCAAGCGCATGGAGTCGCGGCTCACAGATGCCGAGAGCAAGTACTCCGAGATGAACAACCAAATCGACATCATGCAGCTGCAGGCGGCACAGACGGTCACTCAGACCTCCGCAG ACGCCATCTACGACTGCTCTTCCCTCTACCAGAAGAACTACCGCATCTCTGGAGTGTATAAGCTTCCTCCTGATGACTTCCTGGGCAGCCCTGAACTGGAG GTGTTCTGTGACATGGAGACTTCAGGTGGAGGCTGGACCATCATCCAGAGACGAAAAAGTGGCCTTGTCTCCTTCTACCAGGACTGGAAGCAGTACAAGCAGGGCTTTGGCAGCATCCGTGGGGACTTCTGGCTGGGGAATGAACACATCCACCGGCTCTCCAGACAGCCAACCCGGCTGCGTGTAGAGATGGAG GACTGGGAGGGCAACCTGCGCTACGCTGAGTATAGCCACTTTGTTCTGGGCAATGAACTCAACAGCTATCGCCTCTTCCTGGGGAACTACACTGGCAATGTGGGGAACGACGCCCTCCAGTATCATAACAACACAGCCTTCAGCACCAAGGACAAGGACAATGACAACTGCTTGGACAAGTGTGCACAGCTCCGCAAAG GTGGCTACTGGTACAACTGCTGCACAGACTCCAACCTCAATGGAGTGTACTACCGCCTGGGTGAGCACAACAAGCACTTGGATGGCATCACCTGGTATGGCTGGCATGGATCTACATACTCCCTGAAACGGGTGGAGATGAAAATCCGCCCGGAAGACTTTAAGCCTTAA